A section of the Salmo salar chromosome ssa05, Ssal_v3.1, whole genome shotgun sequence genome encodes:
- the LOC106605462 gene encoding transmembrane protein 79 — protein MSEILRSNLELLEDRPSKTSGVIAEPHTPTWGAEGEKGIKELEREGVVEEDEMVSSAKLEPTTLQWQGDRDVEKTTKNRSALTVKEDKGRGKGDDPEGERRSVHSMCTSLQEGGSRMESERELGLGVEREVQHPGLCKRGKKVQVEIEVEDGVNSLPEKAAQVFNPSVTILHSSSAPTSPREGEAFWDVDAEKSRLLVSQGTPPDGYYHDWPVEDGSSKCGCDCANRDALKVGVSVFTAALIFPLLVWGGYVFLPFDAPLLDSAPLRLVYTLRCSVFAVVPIILGWLVLGVSRMRLGDVKPLCEVEAREVGVHRRYVDDSVTLFLLYFLQLAVMAPYLSQDLLKLVPLLTIVFAFGRLMYWVAAALGSSVRGFGFGLSFLPTVAMLGANLYFIFTMDAGGTIFAQDVVHQQDQPPASRQRFWG, from the exons atgtctgAGATCCTAAGGTCAAACCTGGAGCTGCTAGAAGACCGCCCCTCCAAAACCAGTGGGGTGATTGCTGAACCCCATACCCCAACATGGGGggcagagggggagaaggggattaAAGAATTGGAAAGGGAAGGAGTGGTGGAGGAAGACGAAATGGTTAGCTCGGCTAAATTGGAGCCTACCACTCTGCAATGGCAGGGTGACAGGGATGTAGAGAAAACAACAAAGAACAGAAGTGCATTGACTGTGAAAGAAGATAagggaaggggaaagggggatgaccctgagggagagaggaggagcgtgCACTCTATGTGCACCTCTCTTCAAGAAGGAGGAAGccggatggagagcgagagagagctgggtttgggagtggagagagaggtgcaGCACCCAGGGCTGTGTAAGCGAGGGAAGAAGGTgcaggtagagatagaggtggaagATGGTGTGAACTCTTTGCCTGAGAAGGCAGCACAGGTCTTCAACCCATCCGTCACCATCTTACACTCCTCTAGTGCTCCGACATCTCCCAGAGAAGGGGAGGCATTCTGGGATGTGGACGCAGAGAAGAGTCGTCTCCTCGTTTCCCAGGGAACCCCACCTGATGGCTACTACCACGACTGGCCAGTGGAGGACGGGTCCTCAAAAT gtgggtGTGACTGTGCCAACAGGGATGCTCTCAAagtgggggtgtctgtgttcactGCAGCTCTGATTTTCCCCCTCCTCGTGTGGGGGGGTTATGTCTTCCTGCCTTTTGATGCCCCACTGCTGGACAGTGCCCCCCTCAGGCTGGTCTACACACTGCGCTGCTCTGTCTTCGCTGTGGTGCCCATCATACTGG GCTGGCTGGTGCTGGGTGTCTCCAGGATGCGGTTGGGGGATGTGAAGCCGCTGTGTGAGGTGGAGGCCAGGGAGGTGGGTGTGCACCGGCGCTATGTGGATGACTCCGTCACCCTCTTCCTGCTCTACTTCCTGCAGCTGGCCGTAATGGCGCCCTACCTGAGCCAGGACCTGCTCAAACTGGTGCCCCTGCTCACCATCGTCTTCGCCTTTGGCAG GCTGATGTACTGGGTGGCAGCTGCACTGGGCAGCAGTGTTCGGGGCTTTGGCTTCGGCCTGTCCTTCCTGCCCACCGTGGCCATGCTGGGTGCCAATCTCTACTTCATCTTCACCATGGACGCTGGGGGCACCATCTTTGCCCAGGATGTGGTTCACCAACAAGACCAACCCCCAGCCTCCCGCCAGAGGTTCTGGGGATAG